AGGCTGGGTGGTGAATTTGAAAGCCAGTGTGAACTTCACTTCCAGAACTTCGATGGAAGTCGGCGTTCGTGTCGATGCCGAGAATCCTAAAACAGGCGAGACATTCCATACAGCTTCGGCATATTGTACTTTCGTGGCATTAGGTTCGAACGGAAAGCCTGCAGAAATTCCAACACTCGAGCTTGAAACGGAAGACGATAAACGCCGCTATCAAGAGGCGCAAAACCGTCGTCAACAACGTCTGCAAAATCGTCCTAATAAGTAATTATTTGCAAAGAATCTCGAGCCAGCGAATCGCTTCCTGAGCTCGAGCCGGAAGAGTCGCGCCTTCGGGTTGTCCCATGCTGGCATGAGCGCGCACGGTTTGTTCTTTCTTATCGCAGTCTTTTTCAGAGGCTGTTTTTAAATCCGCAACGTCAAAAACAGGCTCCAAAGTATAGTAAAGACGCGAGACTTCTTGTTCCTGCGCAGAACCTTCTTTGGGATTTGTTTTCTCGTAGTCGTTTAAGGTCGTCTCAAAGGATTTCTTTAAGTCTTTTAGATAAGAGGACTTCTTTGCAAAAGTTTTTTCTTTGGCTGCCTTTTGGTAAGCAGCTTCAGACTCTTTATAGAAGTCGTCAACCTTTTTCAGATCGGCTTGCGCAAACGAAAATGAA
This region of Bdellovibrio sp. 22V genomic DNA includes:
- a CDS encoding acyl-CoA thioesterase, with translation MSKTSKPVASSQVIMTQLVLPSHTNSLGSVFGGTIMSWIDIAAAIAAQRHANKEVVTASIDRLDFVAPVYKGWVVNLKASVNFTSRTSMEVGVRVDAENPKTGETFHTASAYCTFVALGSNGKPAEIPTLELETEDDKRRYQEAQNRRQQRLQNRPNK